In Mytilus edulis chromosome 4, xbMytEdul2.2, whole genome shotgun sequence, the following proteins share a genomic window:
- the LOC139521290 gene encoding forkhead box protein I2-like: MEIENCDKVESLKDKVQTGDKKCSSPKPGMSYIALISLAIQSSSPRKMLLSEIYNWITENYPYYKMEERSWRNSIRHNLSLNECFVKSGRCENGKGNYWSIHPANIDDFANGDFRRRRARRRVRKCDEELQKLVSCEDEEDDDKSSVTDEPYCTIVPQNAYVPMTSTWASTDYLTAMFSVEAILSPEERIRYFCRNNSSEDINATNEMYQHSYQGNNQIFDQSNYQGFEQSNDHQTFVHPSTVNVNVNVSVQSIPNNVDQMIPSWQDTFHRLQTDLHTKC, translated from the coding sequence ATGGAAATAGAAAATTGTGATAAAGTTGAATCTTTAAAAGACAAAGTTCAGACAGGAGATAAAAAATGCTCAAGTCCAAAACCAGGTATGTCTTATATAGCGTTGATTTCGCTGGCCATACAAAGTTCTTCACCAAGGAAGATGCTGCTGTCTGAAATATATAACTGGATCACAGAAAACTACCCGTATTATAAAATGGAAGAAAGAAGTTGGCGAAATAGTATAAGACATAACCTATCTTTAAACgaatgttttgtaaaaagtgGGAGATGTGAAAACGGAAAAGGTAACTACTGGTCAATACACCCAGCTAACATAGACGATTTTGCAAATGGCGACTTCCGCCGGAGAAGGGCGCGTCGCCGTGTTAGAAAATGTGACGAAGAACTGCAGAAGCTTGTGTCGTGTGAAGACGAAGAGGATGACGATAAAAGTTCTGTTACCGATGAACCATACTGTACTATAGTTCCACAAAATGCATACGTTCCGATGACGAGTACGTGGGCCTCAACGGATTATCTCACTGCAATGTTTAGTGTAGAAGCAATTCTATCCCCAGAGGAACGGATCCGGTACTTTTGTAGAAATAATAGCTCCGAAGATATCAACGCAACGAATGAAATGTATCAACATTCTTATCAAGGGAACAATCAGATATTTGATCAGTCAAATTATCAAGGATTTGAGCAATCTAACGATCATCAGACTTTCGTTCACCCATCTACAGTTAATGTCAACGTAAACGTAAGCGTACAAAGCATTCCGAACAACGTTGATCAGATGATTCCTTCCTGGCAGGATACATTTCACAGATTGCAGACGGATCTTCATACTAAGTGCTAA